In Odontesthes bonariensis isolate fOdoBon6 chromosome 6, fOdoBon6.hap1, whole genome shotgun sequence, one genomic interval encodes:
- the LOC142382585 gene encoding phosphatidylinositol transfer protein beta isoform yields MVLIKEYRVVLPCSVEEYQVGQLFSVAEASKNETGGGEGIEVLKNEPYEKDGEKGQYTHKIYHLKSKVPGFVKLLAPEGSLVFHEKAWNAYPYCRTIVTNEYMKDNFFIKIETWHKPDLGTQENVHKLDRSTWQSATVVPIDIADRSQVSAADYKPDEDPAKFKSVKTSRGPLGPSWKKELMSKTECPRMCAYKLVTVKFKWWGLQTKVENFIHEQEKRIFTNFHRQLFCWIDKWVELTMDDIRRMEAETQRELDELRKKGDVRGTSAADE; encoded by the exons ATGGTTCTCATCAAGGAATA CCGTGTGGTTTTACCCTGCAGTGTTGAGGAG TATCAAGTTGGGCAGCTGTTCTCTGTCGCCGAAGCAAGCAAAAATGAGACGGGAGGGGGTGAGGGCATTGAAGTACTCAAGAATGAGCCCTATGAAAAAGATGGAGAGAAAGGACAGTACACACACAAAATTTACCATCTGAAGAG TAAAGTCCCTGGGTTTGTCAAGCTCCTAGCTCCCGAAGGTTCCCTGGTATTCCATGAAAAAGCTTGGAATGCCTACCCCTACTGCAGAACCA TCGTGACG AATGAATATATGAAAGAcaatttctttattaaaattgAGACTTGGCACAAACCAGACTTGGGCACACAGGAGAAT GTGCACAAACTAGACAGATCCACATGGCAGAGTGCTACTGTTGTGCCTATTGACATTGCAGACAGAAGTCAAGTGTCTGCTGCT GACTATAAGCCAGATGAGGATCCTGCCAAGTTCAAGTCGGTTAAGACCAGTCGCGGACCGCTCGGGCCCTCCTGGAAG AAAGAGCTGATGAGTAAAACTGAATGCCCAAGGATGTGTGCCTACAAACTAGTCACAGTCAAGTTTAAGTGGTGGGGGCTGCAAACCAAAGTGGAGAACTTCATCCATGAG CAAGAGAAGAGGATCTTCACCAACTTCCATCGCCAGCTCTTCTGTTGGATTGATAAGTGGGTGGAGTTGACTATGGATGATATCCGGCGAATGGAGgcagagacgcagagagagCTGGATGAG CTTCGCAAAAAGGGTGATGTACGAGGAACCAGTGCTGCAGACGAATGA
- the mn1b gene encoding transcriptional activator MN1 has translation MFGLEQFGSQINSRNPGQSERNINQQRLNMGSHYKSPGFHAGGPTGAVEPGMGPMNEPQMLGLNMGMNGEPYGGFHPRGHPDMHAGSGLQQQQQQGPMHGFFNNQQPHQGHPHGHQPHPHQHHPHFSGNFGGPEPGSSCLHGGRLMGYNNNGMGPQQGFGEGFDPLAEGQAGEGFPQQQQQRPSNIPDFQHHGPPSGNHAVPAPCLPLDQSPNRAASFHGLPSSSSNSSDSHGLEPRRMPNQGAVEGLEYNFPNEPPSGHFDVPVFSPSESESQLPHFGPGRPVPSGNFPGNPGMPRTPGIQGMSKGHQPPPQPQQPQHGVFFERFGNVRKMPVGMEPGVNSRHPLMQQQQASLIARQNSCPPGLPRPPQAEPGSTNPNILDGGVMMPGQHNQFEYPIHRLENRGLHPYGDPMFNMQQPAPPPTQQPPNQRLQHFDSPYMNMAKRPRFDFPNSHSGEGWCGSIENHLSPSAYPGLPGEFTPPVNESFPPGPLQHPGPEPQSLQQRQNAAMMIKQMASRNQQQRMRQPSLQQLGHHGDVPPGPMAHGGPVGSMPQPNFDRENGGRMPNIDGQNPHVPQENSWFQGSHPPGEMMSRRMGGAGNESGPHDMGLQQNGAGMMFRPGIGMQEPMRIAGDGHVQTLHSPGMHSQFTGNMGNVSQMQSPGAGHPNAPAERRPADFPAPPMGAQPPFPYGGANRQGPAHSAPQGVSTSPGSYPPQSEFPSGQRSSVSKLGALSLGNFTKTSAKDSVFGQSCLAALSTACQNMIASLGAPNLNVTFNKKNQNEGKRKLSQTEQDINSSTSNGTGSAGAEYFQSSTSQNSQMPGTGNSNAKPASQSQTVQGEASALSPNYNMDATPCSEGKATTGSGRGRGRRKRDSGHVSPGIFFSSDNGNPVVSPGQHTPSAGVGERGGGTPHEKHLQSPSWGKGGDLMLGDQADLMSSLDSGIQSVAAKSDSSSPRVDFPDDVSTHYGNEDEVSSSSDAGGASAPKPNRSPMITGSPKMQRGDHGLINGQKPVGMGINNHTTSTPDNYGLNAGVGTGASGVSHPGTPGVEQVRTPSSTSGQEEIHPLEILQAQIQLQRQQFSISEDQPLAMKNGKKNGDCPTQNGDNELASCSPDAGKGSMGTIDLDTLMAEQHATWYVPSDKAMMDGSEDDKAMGPWEKSKSQNNSKEESELSQSKSGAAAPGAGGGGSSGGNHLQCLSVHCTDELGDSKGRGGPVSSWRSLHSDISNRFGTFVAALT, from the exons ATGTTTGGGCTGGAGCAGTTTGGTTCTCAAATTAATAGCAGAAACCCTGGCCAGTCAGAGAGAAACATAAACCAACAGAGACTGAACATGGGCTCCCATTATAAAAGCCCAGGCTTTCATGCTGGAGGCCCGACTGGAGCTGTGGAGCCCGGCATGGGCCCTATGAACGAGCCGCAAATGCTCGGGCTCAATATGGGCATGAACGGGGAGCCGTACGGAGGATTTCACCCGCGGGGACACCCAGACATGCATGCAGGCAGCGgactgcagcagcaacagcagcaaggACCCATGCATGGATTTTTTAACAACCAACAACCTCATCAAGGACATCCACACGGCCATCAACCTCATCCCCACCAACATCACCCTCACTTCAGTGGGAATTTTGGAGGCCCAGAGCCAGGGTCATCATGCCTACACGGTGGCAGGCTAATGGGCTACAACAACAATGGCATGGGACCACAGCAGGGCTTTGGAGAAGGATTTGATCCTCTTGCTGAGGGACAAGCAGGGGAGGGCtttccacagcagcagcagcagcggcctAGTAACATACCTGACTTTCAGCATCATGGACCTCCCAGTGGCAACCATGCTGTCCCTGCTCCCTGTCTCCCTCTGGACCAGTCACCCAACAGAGCAGCATCCTTCCATGGTCTTCCTTCTTCGTCATCCAACTCATCAGATTCTCATGGTTTGGAGCCTCGACGGATGCCCAACCAGGGAGCTGTGGAAGGATTAGAGTACAACTTCCCAAATGAGCCtccatctggacattttgatgtACCTGTATTTTccccatcagaatcagaatctcAGTTACCACATTTTGGGCCAGGAAGGCCAGTTCCCAGTGGGAATTTCCCAGGGAACCCTGGCATGCCACGGACACCAGGTATACAGGGCATGTCTAAGGGTCACCAACCACCACCACAACCCCAGCAGCCTCAGCACGGAGTGTTTTTTGAACGTTTTGGAAATGTCCGGAAGATGCCTGTGGGAATGGAGCCGGGGGTCAATTCAAGGCATCCCCTCATGCAACAACAGCAGGCTAGTTTGATAGCCAGACAGAACTCGTGCCCCCCTGGCCTCCCTCGACCCCCTCAGGCTGAGCCCGGCTCCACTAACCCCAACATTCTGGATGGAGGGGTCATGATGCCTGGCCAACACAACCAGTTTGAATATCCCATTCACAGACTGGAAAATAGGGGTTTGCACCCCTATGGGGACCCCATGTTTAATATGCAACAGCCAGCTCCGCCTCCCACCCAACAGCCCCCAAATCAGAGGCTGCAACACTTTGACTCTCCTTATATGAACATGGCAAAAAGGCCCAGATTTGATTTTCCAAATTCACACAGTGGTGAGGGTTGGTGTGGCAGTATTGAAAATCACCTTTCTCCCTCTGCCTACCCTGGCCTCCCTGGAGAGTTCACCCCACCTGTGAATGAAAGTTTTCCACCAGGTCCCCTGCAGCACCCAGGGCCTGAGCCACAGTCTCTGCAGCAGCGTCAGAATGCAGCCATGATGATAAAACAGATGGCCTCTCGCAACCAGCAGCAGAGGATGAGGCAGCCGAGTCTACAGCAGTTGGGTCACCATGGTGATGTACCTCCTGGTCCAATGGCTCATGGGGGCCCAGTTGGGAGCATGCCTCAGCCTAATTTTGACAGGGAGAATGGTGGCAGGATGCCCAACATTGATGGACAAAATCCTCATGTACCTCAGGAGAACTCCTGGTTTCAGGGGTCCCACCCACCAGGAGAGATGATGTCACGGCGTATGGGTGGAGCAGGGAATGAGTCAGGGCCTCATGACATGGGGCTACAGCAGAATGGGGCTGGGATGATGTTTAGGCCAGGCATCGGTATGCAGGAGCCCATGAGAATAGCAGGAGATGGACATGTGCAGACCCTTCATTCCCCTGGTATGCACTCACAGTTTACTGGCAACATGGGCAACGTTTCACAAATGCAGTCTCCAGGAGCAGGACATCCAAATGCACCAGCAGAAAGGAGGCCAGCTGATTTCCCTGCACCTCCAATGGGAGCACAGCCACCGTTTCCCTATGGGGGGGCTAATCGCCAGGGGCCGGCCCACAGTGCTCCTCAGGGTGTTAGCACCTCACCAGGGAGCTACCCTCCTCAGTCTGAGTTTCCCTCAGGCCAGCGGTCGTCTGTCAGTAAGCTTGGAGCTCTGTCCCTCGGGAACTTCACCAAAACCAGCGCTAAAGACAGTGTTTTTGGACAGAGCTGCTTAGCAGCCCTGTCCACGGCCTGCCAGAACATGATAGCCAGCCTAGGGGCCCCAAATCTTAATGTAACATTCAACAAGAAGAACCAAAATGAGGGCAAGCGAAAACTAAGTCAAACAGAGCAGGACATTAATAGCAGCACATCTAATGGGACTGGCAGTGCTGGTGCTGAATATTTTCAGAGCAGCACTTCCCAGAACAGCCAGATGCCTGGCACTGGGAATAGCAACGCTAAACCTGCAAGTCAAAGCCAGACGGTGCAGGGGGAAGCCAGTGCCCTCTCCCCAAACTACAACATGGACGCTACCCCGTGCAGTGAGGGGAAGGCAACAACAGGGagtgggagagggagagggaggagaAAAAGAGACAGTGGACATGTGAGCCctggcatttttttttcctctgataaTGGTAACCCTGTTGTAAGTCCAGGCCAGCATACCCCCTCAGCTGGCGTTGGGGAGAGGGGTGGGGGCACACCCCACGAGAAACACCTCCAGTCACCTTCTTGGGGAAAAGGAGGTGACCTAATGTTGGGGGACCAGGCTGACCTTATGTCTTCTTTAGACAGTGGCATTCAAAGTGTTGCTGCCAAATCTGACAGCAGCTCACCAAGAGTGGACTTTCCTGACGATGTCAGCACCCACTATGGAAACGAGGATGAGGTGTCGTCCAGCTCAGATGCAGGAGGGGCGTCTGCCCCCAAGCCCAATCGCAGCCCTATGATCACCGGCTCACCGAAAATGCAGAGAGGTGATCATGGGTTAATAAATGGACAGAAGCCCGTTGGCATGGGCATTAACAATCATACTACCTCGACACCAGATAACTATGGACTGAATGCTGGTGTGGGCACAGGGGCCAGTGGGGTAAGCCACCCAGGAACGCCTGGAGTGGAGCAGGTACGCACTCCATCCAGCACCTCTGGCCAGGAAGAAATCCATCCTCTGGAGATTCTGCAGGCCCAGATTCAGCTGCAGCGACAACAGTTCAGTATCTCTGAAGACCAGCCCCTGGCCATGAAGAATGGCAAAAAGAATGgcgactgtcccacacagaacGGAGACAATGAGCTGGCAAGCTGCAGCCCGGATGCTGGGAAGGGCTCAATGGGCACTATTGACCTTGACACCCTCATGGCAGAGCAGCACGCCACCTGGTACGTGCCCAGTGACAAGGCCATGATGGACGGGTCAGAGGACGACAAAGCCATGGGACCCTGGGAAAAAAGTAAAAGCCAAAACAACAGTAAAGAAG AATCAGAGCTCTCCCAGAGTAAGTCTGGAGCTGCGGCACCAGGGGCTGGAGGAGGTGGGAGTAGCGGAGGGAACCACCTACAGTGTCTCTCTGTCCACTGCACTGATGAGTTGGGGGACAGTAAGGGCCGAGGGGGTCCCGTCTCCTCATGGCGCTCTCTCCACTCTGATATCTCAAACCGATTTGGGACGTTTGTGGCTGCGCTAACTTGA